acatatgaatatcgtaacttcaagaacgaggcgacaagcattgcggaggggtctcatggtcgactaaagaaaatactaattggtagtcaaaatggagttgtgtcgatccaagaagcaatccatgaattcaccaatcgtgatctcgtaaagattaggaaatgtatgcaatttagtgtacaccaattcccgatggaacatattaaggaaaaattgcttctaaggggagttgttcataaagtttcaagatgggcaataaatcgcatgatgaaacaattgaagttatataaaacttatgatgacgagaatacggtttgtgtttgcaaggatatgataggtattggactcccatgtcgtcataagttgggtaggtatgttgaagtgattgacatcgatgatattcacccattttggaagcaattaaatttcactccgaacaccccggtagttgatggtccgtctttcttcgagtcggaattgtatacacgaatagccgagcgttacgctacatcaaacggcaccaaaaagcaaatattgatgcataatttggaggaagcccttcacccttgtttaagggaggttgatgaacctattaagcaaaagaacaccggtaggacgaacaccgaagtgtcgaggaccatccaaagaaaagagttgaaggagtatttgtctaataaaagaatattgtctaggcacgagtgttcggaagccgaatttgaagatgagccggaacctaataaaagaggtcgtccaagaaatgatcaaagtggaccaaccacccgacaagtaaggccaaagatctctacagagccttctcaagtaagtcaacccaatgttgtcgaagaagttgttgagaaaataaacgcctcgcaacaaacccaaccaatggaaattcttactataaaagaggacaaaggtactcttcgttgtcctagagatcttaatggaagaccaaatcgatccacatatacaatatacaaagagtatttggaacaactccctccacttatcattccatttgttttgtcgaccgacgaggttgatggggatggaaattgtgggtttcacgttgctacggaacaaatgggttactttagagaggcggatatcgaagatgtcacccaatgccaatatttaagaaataagatggaggtacaactagtgaaggacaagggtttttatatggagatgatgaggcgaggagatagatacgacaaagaacaagagttcaaagacttagttgcgcgtgtgaagtgtcgaaagggattgaagacaatcggatccaagtattggatgacaatgcctaaatttggatatctcctagcggacgttttgaattgcgtggtacatttcttcgttcctcctatgtatggacctagcatgacgtttgcacccacaagaacggcttgcgacgagtcggttaaagatagaagaatcgtaatggcatttgtgaatgaaatgcattttatcggtttaagagtaaagaaagattgtctgttacctccgttgagtaagtggcacgattacttcccgatgaaccattgcaaggattgggtgaaacaatatgagtccaacatggttgattgggatcgtgttatggacaacaactttcccgctgagttactcgaattgatccccttggatgatgacgatgtttgatcgttttttttcgaggcacgattataatttttttttgaaactatgtaatcggaacaacagtattataacacttcaatacaATTAATCATATttgggaattccatattttatcaaaccgccgattaatattaaaaatttgaatttacagcactcaaacatcacatgttattcttttttcccagtccgagatgcaacaatcaacgcggcttcgaaatgtagaaacgactctcctctccacttggaataagcatcttgtgccgcaaacctgtcgtctctgtgcctagcaagaatacggttgtactcggtgcacaattttataacatggtgcacccttgaagaaacatgggatggttcataattgtggcgtggcttcttgtacttaccaacaaaaggacccaatgaaacgttaatccaaaatatacgatcgtcctgctgttctttgggtagatctttcacaatgtaataattttttatccattcggtctcttcctcaacttgttttaatctttctctatgatggaattgttcttgacctcgcttcttagccttgatttcctcttcctcctcctccgttgccactaacgatggtttaatttttttgggttgtttgttccttttttgtatttcttcttcccttgttgcaattgatgtagttgttcgcttgcatcttcgaaatatgttgtcgattgatgatggacttgccattgaaaaggtttttcattcagatttgttactcaataataactgagaggggttaccctccttatatagattagagttccaacggatctaatttttgaaaatatggccgttgaggtttctgaaaatatggccgttgaggtttcgtatcattggtgcactacaatcggttgttaacggtacacgtattacctccgaataagacattcggtggaaaacttaaattcttatctaccgattaagttggtatttctaaacacgactatattattcggaggataattgttttgtaaagttccgaatgtacgatggcccaaaaatcagaatttgggaaaaacttatacttttcaaattttgaaattgaaataatcggaagtataattagttacccaaacttccgaatatgggctgtctaacattctatattggcccgtggaaccacctagagccaaggcgtggtttgttttgaacttgctatattcggagaataattgttttgtaaagtcctgaatgtacgatggcccaaaaatcagaatttgggaaaaacttatacttttcaaattttgaaattgaaataatcggaagtataattagttacccaaatttccgaatatgggttgtctaacattctatattggcccttggaaccacctagagccaaggcgtggtttgttttgaacttgctatattcggaaataattgttttgtaaattcCCGAATGTTCGATGgccaaaaaatcagaatttgggaaaaacttatacttttcaaattttgaaattgaaataatcggaagtataattagttacccaaacttccgaatatgggctgtctaacattctatattggcccttggaaccacctagagccaaggcgtggtttgttttgaacttgctatattcagaaaataattgttttgtaaagtcccgaatgtacgacggcccaaaaatcagaatttgggaaaaacttatacttttcaaattttgaaattgaaataatcggaagtatataacattatattgtcttctgaataaatactggccccaaaatgggatttttcctatatcagaaattttgagatttttcaatatatatatatatatatatatatatatatatatatatatatattcggtagtgagtgtacttccgaatactgtgtgtctacttaaatatattcgggagacaaaaaattcattaaactaccgattattaccagtttgtatccaggaagatatgaccaacaatattcggccgataaccatcaaatatttctcccgaatactgtcgatgttcttgagaaatgaagaacacgactacattcggaagtaaaggagcatgaatatcgcccgaatctggataaataaccgaaaaccctagaattattttttctcgattcgccgaattaaagcgaaataaaccccaaaaatgatagattcttacctaattggggccatttgactttggagcggatttttttttttcttccacgatcgaaagataataggaaactggaagaagaagagttgaaatgagtagaattgtttttgatttggttttcatacagttttaccataagggcatttatgtaacttcaatatcatatagggtaccccttaactagagtctttggctgggtataaattgatggcccctaaatcctttggggtggcccctaaaaacgctaggctAATTAAGCCTCACTGGAATAACAAACATATTCGCAAATCAAAGCCCACTGAAGATTAAGACAGAGACGTCTTCAGTTCCCTCCGTTTCAGGTCACTTCCTACTTCATTCCATCTAGGTTTGGTgtctttgatttttattttgcttGTGTTTATGCATTTTACTCATCGTTTTGGTCCAAATCATGCATTACCCTTCTGAGTCAATCTGTTTTGTTAATTGAACTTAGATAATTGATGGTCAGGTTACTTTTACATCTTGTTTGTAGATGATTGATCTTAGGCTTGTGATATTTCTGAGTTTAGGGAACTGAATTCAGTCTCTTTTGCTAGAAATAAGTGTGTTGATTTCATTGTTGCacaccttttcttttataatttcttttacaatgatgtttcttctcttcttGTGAGTGAGTCAATGATGAGTCGTCAATCAATTCCTATTGGAAGTACGTCGCCGGCAACAGTAAAAATGGTACACACTGAAACCCTCCATTTCATTTTATTTACTTGAATTGTGGCTGGAAAATTTGTTGATCTAAAAGTTACAGCTCTTTATGTATATTCTTATAAGTGAGCTCATTACTTCAAATTTATTTTCGGGATCCAAACACCATACCTTCTTCAAATTTTCCCCATCCTCCACCTGTATCTCATGGTCCTTATTAGGGAATCAAAAGCTTGCAATCTTCTCCACCTTCGTCCACTTCACAAGATATGATCACAAACAATGATAATGTTCAGGAATTTAAACCTGTAGTTGGTGGTCTATCCCAACCATTACGTCCAATAGGCCTGTGGCAGAAAGTGCGAGTATTTTGAATAATATCTCTCAAATACGGCAAGCTATGGACTCTGCTAATCTTAACACCGCAAATTCTATGAGTCTTCAACCCATGGGCGCGACTCCACTGGTCATGCATATGCCAAACGTGATATCCAGTCGAATGACATCAATTGCTTTGCTCCTCCGCGAAAATGTATTCTCATCCGGAGATATGCAACTATCACCTGGACATGATAAATATGTGAAAGTCTGGGAAGTAAGTATTTGATTTTCCACCGTTGTTCATTATACATGTCGTTCTTTTTGAATAACTACTAGATTTGGAGTATGTTAGGAATTCAAAAGACACTTTTCTGTTGCTTTTATCTGCGATAAGTAAAATACATTATGTTATGTTGTCATACTGTAATAGCTATCTATTATATATGGTTATGCTAACGCTAACTCCAGTCTTTACTCATATGTAATATTTGTTTGATCATTCATTAAATATGCTTCGTTGTTGGGGGCAGGGACAAGGACAACCTGTGGTTATCATTATACTCGAAGTACGATTTCTGGTACAAAAAGATATATCTTTTCTGCTCTCTTTTTTTGTCATTTATTTAATGTGCATTGGagattttccttcttcttttgttgGGTTTATGTTTTATGCATATTGGTAGCTGACTTTAATATGTGGGAAGTAACCAAGAGTTTCAAATTTTCATcctcctgattttttttttctttctgtgtGGTAGGGGTACACGCTTGCATCAGTATCAAAGACTAAGCCGACGAAGCATAATCCACTTTATCATATTTGCATTATGCCAAATGGTTACGTtgttgaaatgaaaatgaaatcaatCCTTACCCTTGGAGTTGGATGTAGATGTCCTTCAGTTCTTTATATGGATGTCAAAAGGTAAATCATGTTTAGTTATTGATTGGTACTGGATAAACTGATAAGTTATTCTTGTCCCATCTTAAGTCAGTTGATATATTTCTTCGACATTTAACAAATTTTGCCAATCCTGACCTTAAGATAGAACTTGTACTCTATAATTTGATACAGAAAATGCGTACATATATATATTTAGGAAGTGGTTACAACTTTTAGGTACATTGCTTTACTAACTGTTTTGCATGCCTGTCTCAGAGCTTACTGAATCTCGTCtcttcatataattgaaatagctTTATTATTATAGATTTTAGTTGATGTCTTTCATGTGCTATCCTCCTCTTAGTTTGATTTTTAGCTCAAAGCAAGACCATCAGGTTGATATTTTTATTGTCTTACGTGCTGGTTTTGCATAATGAATTTAAATGGATATAAAGTTGTAACTGCAGTCTCTCTCTCATTTTCTAAGCACACAc
This DNA window, taken from Papaver somniferum cultivar HN1 chromosome 3, ASM357369v1, whole genome shotgun sequence, encodes the following:
- the LOC113361615 gene encoding uncharacterized protein LOC113361615 isoform X1, yielding MDSANLNTANSMSLQPMGATPLVMHMPNVISSRMTSIALLLRENVFSSGDMQLSPGHDKYVKVWEGQGQPVVIIILEVRFLGYTLASVSKTKPTKHNPLYHICIMPNGYVVEMKMKSILTLGVGCRCPSVLYMDVKREVGLAA
- the LOC113361615 gene encoding uncharacterized protein LOC113361615 isoform X2; this translates as MDSANLNTANSMSLQPMGATPLVMHMPNVISSRMTSIALLLRENVFSSGDMQLSPGHDKYVKVWEGQGQPVVIIILEGYTLASVSKTKPTKHNPLYHICIMPNGYVVEMKMKSILTLGVGCRCPSVLYMDVKREVGLAA